One Niallia circulans DNA segment encodes these proteins:
- a CDS encoding SDR family NAD(P)-dependent oxidoreductase, translating to MIISKRKTALVTGANSGIGLELTKKLMENGWEIAALIRSDFPQEELKIHQKIRQGIIRIYRADLSDFTNIKSALTQIKEKEAKLDALFNNAGGSFPSLLFSPQGRELHYEIQTVVPYIISLEMLALLKKGDHRMIIQTSSDAFKFKKAFVPEELANPPKFQKLIGPYATTKLAITLWTHALAPKLRQEGVTIVSIDPGNNNTMRKGRNGGLPLLIQPFIKVFGPHPSVGASRLYAGLERLSEEAGLYFSKGKPAGFHFKQHADQVLMQVQSIYENEYLTL from the coding sequence CAGCGGGATAGGACTTGAGTTGACGAAAAAATTAATGGAAAACGGTTGGGAGATAGCTGCTTTAATTCGCTCAGACTTTCCACAGGAAGAGCTTAAAATCCACCAAAAAATTCGCCAAGGTATAATCCGTATTTACCGTGCCGATTTATCTGATTTCACAAATATCAAATCGGCATTGACACAAATTAAGGAGAAGGAAGCGAAGCTTGATGCTCTTTTCAATAATGCTGGAGGCAGTTTCCCAAGCCTTCTTTTTTCACCGCAAGGACGTGAACTGCATTATGAAATTCAAACAGTGGTTCCCTATATTATCTCACTGGAAATGCTTGCTCTTTTGAAAAAAGGTGATCACAGGATGATTATTCAAACAAGTTCAGACGCGTTTAAATTTAAGAAAGCCTTTGTACCAGAGGAATTGGCCAATCCGCCTAAATTTCAGAAATTAATTGGTCCATATGCAACTACAAAGCTAGCAATCACGTTGTGGACACATGCATTGGCACCAAAGTTAAGGCAAGAAGGCGTAACAATTGTCAGCATTGATCCAGGGAATAATAATACAATGCGAAAAGGCAGAAATGGTGGATTGCCTTTGCTTATCCAGCCGTTCATTAAAGTATTTGGTCCCCATCCAAGTGTTGGTGCAAGTCGATTGTATGCTGGACTTGAAAGGCTGTCGGAAGAAGCGGGATTATATTTCTCAAAAGGAAAGCCCGCGGGATTTCATTTCAAACAGCACGCAGACCAAGTACTAATGCAGGTACAATCTATATATGAAAATGAATACTTGACTTTATAA
- a CDS encoding helix-turn-helix domain-containing protein, with amino-acid sequence MFGNKQFAEELVNRLKELRLKRDWTIKYTAEKIDIGATMYSGYESQLRLPPMELLPKIAEVFDTTTDYLLGSSKKGETTMPPTDLELILSQENIHFRGVELTFKDKENVKVLLEMLLENRMETINEVICPLDAHQQSD; translated from the coding sequence ATTTTTGGAAACAAACAATTTGCTGAAGAGCTTGTAAATCGTCTTAAAGAACTCCGGCTCAAAAGAGACTGGACTATCAAATATACAGCTGAAAAGATCGACATAGGAGCAACTATGTATTCTGGATACGAGTCGCAACTTCGTCTTCCACCAATGGAATTATTACCCAAGATTGCAGAAGTATTTGATACTACAACTGATTATCTATTAGGAAGTTCAAAAAAAGGTGAAACAACCATGCCTCCAACAGATTTAGAGTTGATTCTATCACAAGAAAACATTCACTTCAGAGGAGTTGAATTAACATTTAAGGATAAAGAAAACGTGAAAGTGCTATTAGAAATGCTGTTAGAAAATAGAATGGAAACAATTAATGAGGTAATTTGCCCCTTAGATGCACATCAACAATCCGATTAG
- a CDS encoding S1 domain-containing RNA-binding protein encodes MSIEVGSKLQGKVTGITNFGAFVELPGGKTGLVHISEVADNYVKDVNDHLKIGDMVEVKVLSEKEGKLALSIKQTIDRPERPERPERPAFSKQRPRPTNGRGNDRSKGNFKPKETFEDKISQFLKSSEENLTSLKRNAEGKRGGRGGRRG; translated from the coding sequence ATGTCAATCGAAGTAGGTAGTAAATTACAAGGTAAAGTAACAGGTATCACTAATTTTGGAGCATTCGTTGAATTGCCAGGAGGAAAAACAGGTCTTGTGCATATCAGTGAGGTTGCTGATAATTATGTAAAAGATGTTAATGATCATCTTAAAATTGGTGATATGGTTGAAGTAAAAGTCTTAAGTGAAAAAGAAGGTAAACTTGCATTATCCATTAAGCAAACTATAGATAGACCAGAAAGACCGGAAAGACCAGAAAGACCTGCTTTTTCTAAACAACGTCCCCGTCCAACTAACGGAAGAGGAAATGATCGTTCTAAAGGGAATTTTAAACCAAAAGAAACGTTTGAAGATAAAATCTCCCAATTCTTAAAGAGTAGTGAGGAGAACTTAACATCTCTTAAACGCAACGCGGAAGGAAAAAGAGGGGGAAGAGGAGGAAGACGTGGATAA